A region of the Myxococcales bacterium genome:
ATTTCGCGACGACAAGATCGACGAACCCGCGTTGCGTCAGTTGGTCGAAAATCAAATCACCGCGGGGATCGCTGGACTGGTGCCCTGCGGATCCACGGGCGAATCCGCGACCCTTTCGGTGCAAGAGCACCACCAGGTCATCGACATTGTGATCTCGGCTGCAGCGGGTCGCGTGCCGGTGATGGCGGGCACGGGTTCGAACAACACCCGCGAAGCCATTGGCTTTACCCGATACGCCAAGGAAGCGGGAGCGACGGCGGCACTGTTGCTCTCGCCCTACTACAACAAACCCACTCAGCAGGGACTGGTCGAACACTTCGAAGCCATCGCGAACGAGACCCAGTTTCCGCTGATGATCTACAACATCCCCGGACGCACGGCTTCCAACATCACGCCCGAAACCCTCGCGCGTCTCGCCGAAAACGAGTTCATCGTGGGGGTCAAAGAGGCGTCTGGCAATCTCGAACAGATCGCACAAGTGATCGCGCTGTGTCCCGACGACTTCGATGTGCTTGCAGGAGACGACACGCTGCTGCTTCCGATTCTTGCAATTGGAGGCAAGGGCGGAATCGCCGTAACATCCAATATTGTCCCCACTGCCATGATGGAGTTGCACCAGTCGTTTCGATCTGGGGACGCGGAGCGCGCCCGAGAATTGCACTATCAGCTGTTGCCGCTGTTTAACGCGCTCTTCACTGAAACAAATCCGATTCCCGTAAAGGCGGCGCTGGCGCTAATGGGCGTCATGCAGGACGACATCCGGTTGCCCCTGACCCAACTCACGCAACCCAATCGCGATCGCCTCCAGGCGGTCATGAAAGAACTGGGGATCTTGTAATGGGCGAAGGGAAACGCGTACTGGTCGTCGGGGCGCTCGGCCGCATGGGAGAGCAGATTTGCGCTCAGGTTTCGGCGCACACGGATCTGTGTCTGGGCGCCGCCCTCGAACGCAGCGGACATCCCGAGCTTGGCACTCGAGTCGAATCCGAGGTCGTGGTCACGGATGATGTGAAGAGCGCACTCGGGGGCTGTCAGGTTGTGATCGATTTTTCGATTCCGACGTCGACCCTCGCGAATCTTCGCGCCGCAACCGACGCCGGGGTGGCGTACGTCAC
Encoded here:
- a CDS encoding 4-hydroxy-tetrahydrodipicolinate synthase, which translates into the protein MMFEGVFTALVTPFRDDKIDEPALRQLVENQITAGIAGLVPCGSTGESATLSVQEHHQVIDIVISAAAGRVPVMAGTGSNNTREAIGFTRYAKEAGATAALLLSPYYNKPTQQGLVEHFEAIANETQFPLMIYNIPGRTASNITPETLARLAENEFIVGVKEASGNLEQIAQVIALCPDDFDVLAGDDTLLLPILAIGGKGGIAVTSNIVPTAMMELHQSFRSGDAERARELHYQLLPLFNALFTETNPIPVKAALALMGVMQDDIRLPLTQLTQPNRDRLQAVMKELGIL